One Rhizoctonia solani chromosome 1, complete sequence DNA window includes the following coding sequences:
- a CDS encoding chitin deacetylase: MFTLTAFLALLAAPAVLAHPIEHVHVEQRSLGARWFHEVGHPAHTLFARQSNSTAPTPGSPNWAKQYPAGKATKDTLKPEWVDALNKAVSNGLIPTNVPVAKQSGGAAPSYSNSTGKMDPAKQPICSSSSQCKGDGQIYDVPDGIVALSFDDGPLPLLTEAFEVNGDDIAVHTWSHRYMTTLSNEEALAELAWTMQIIHDMTGGRVPRFWRPPYGDSDNRVRAIAREVLGLTTVIWNDDTNDWAITETPATQTVAGATKILQKAYSGPKSPGLCILEHELSDQSVSIFMDTFPLIAQNGWTAKSIPDAVGSSFYLNAADNTSPVTTVGIAQPVPTLVATTTTTASNSTSSGNSSSGSGSNSGSESSHSAALPNAAWPAWLSLAAVIPMSVALF; the protein is encoded by the exons ATGTTCACGCTCACTGCATTCCTTGCCCTTCTCGCTGCCCCTGCTGTGCTCGCTCACCCCATTGAGCACGTTCATGTTGAGCAGCGATCATTGGGCGCCAGGTGGTTTCACGAAGTCGGTCACCCTGCCCATACCCTCTTTGCCCGTCAGAGCAATTCAACCGCACCCACCCCGGGCTCTCCTA ACTGGGCAAAACAATATCCCGCTGGCAAGGCGACTAAAGACACTCTTAAGCCCGAGTGGGTTGATGCATTGAACAAGGCTGTATCGAATGGTCTCATTCCTACCAACGTTCCAGTCGCCAAACAGAGTGGTGGAGCTGCGCCCTCTTACTCGAACAGTACTGGTAAAATGGACCCAGCCAAGCAGCCTATTTGCTCCAGCTCGTCGCAATGCAAGGGTGATGGTCAAATTTACGATGTTCCCGATGGCATTGTCGCATTatcctttgatgatggccctCTTCCA TTATTGACGGAGGCCTTCGAAGTGAACGGTGACGATATCGCGGTCCACACATGGTCACATCGCTACATGACCACGCTCAGTAACGAGGAGGCTTTGGCCGAACTTGCCTGGACTATGCAAATCATTCATGATATGACTGGCGGCCGCGTTCCACGTTTCTGGCGCCCACCTTACGGCGACTCGGACAACCGGGTTAGGGCTATTGCTAGA GAGGTGTTGGGATTGACCACTGTGATCTGGAACGATGACACTAATGACTGGGCGATTACCGAGACGCCTGCTACGCAAACCGTTGCTGGTGCCACAAAAATACTGCAGAAGGCTTACAGTGGACCCAAGTCTCCGGGTCTATGCATTCTTGAGCACGAACTTTCAGACCAGTCCGTCAGCATCTTTATGGACACTTTCCCGTTGATTGCTCAGAACGGCTGGACTGCCAAGTCCATTCCGGATGCCGTTGGTTCTTCCTTCTATCTGAATGCGGCCGACAATACGAGCCCGGTAACAACCGTTGGAATTGCTCAACCCGTCCCTACTCTTGTtgcaaccaccaccaccactgccAGTAATTCTACGAGCAGCGGAAACTCGAGCAGCGGCTCCGGTTCGAACTCTGGTTCCGAATCGTCTCACTCAGCTGCACTCCCTAATGCTGCTTGGCCAGCATGGCTTAGTTTAGCAGCGGTGATCCCCATGTCCGTCGCACTATTCTGA
- a CDS encoding carbohydrate esterase family 10 protein, giving the protein MSSEISPSPFKPLPGTLDQHSSSPLISMAKLIHTEPFRSLYVGSKVTTVIAKVPFWILLYSIGADRPRPSWTLKKTLAVNILRELIEMPMETGDFRGRDPTKEVPSRDCNGTRFIWLDKVPSNLIVGEVKRFADACSTESVRIPAYGYGRWGAGAEIPLAHDGEKVLMHIHGGAFVMGTAHPEDLTSYIPRGFLEYGHTTFTRTISIEYRLSASNPQHTNGPFPTALLDTLAGYLYLTRTLGFKPQNVFISGDSAGGNIAQSLVRYLRDHPELGMGAPGGLILFSPWADPTGTHYGAPNSVAFENSKSDFVRPQIDPESMGQYGLRSLLGNISVQDARQNPYVAPGSLEMSPEVVQGMFSGFPPCYVVGGGGETLLDAIRTLQERMAVDIPKESFVYDEVADAIHDFVCLPLWEPERSNTLKNIVDWIQRL; this is encoded by the exons ATGAGTTCGGAAATCAGCCCCAGCCCTTTTAAACCTCTGCCTGGTACTCTTGACCAGCATAGCTCTTCCCCCCTAATATCTATGGCCAAGCTAATTCATACTGAACCATTCCGGTCGCTCTATGTTGGATCCAAAGTTACTACCGTTATTGCCAAGGTTCCATTCTGGATCTTGCTTTACTCCATAGGTGCGGACCGACCTCGTCCCTCTTGGACTTTGAAGAAGACGCTTGCGGTCAATATTCTCCGAGAACTGATAG AAATGCCGATGGAAACAGGAGACTTTCGTGGGCGAGATCCTACAAAGGAGGTCCCCTCGCGGGACTGCAATGGCACTCGTTTTATCTGGCTCGACAAAGTCCCCTCCAATCTCATTGTAGGAGAAGTCAAACGGTTCGCAGATGCTTGTAGTACAGAGTCTGTGCGCATTCCAGCTTATGGTTACGGACGATGGGGGGCTGGGGCTGAAATTCCTCTTGCGCACGACGGAGAGAAAGTACTGATGCACATACATGGAGGGGCCTTTGTG ATGGGTACGGCTCATCCAGAAGACCTGACTTCTTATATCCCTCGTGGTTTCCTAGAGTACGGTCACACGACTTTCACTCGTACAATATCGATCGAATACCGCCTCTCTGCTTCCAATCCACAACATACGAATGGACCGTTTCCGACGGCACTCCTTGACACACTTGCGGGATACCTCTATCTTACACGCACTCTTGGTTTCAAACCGCAGAACGTATTCATTAGTGGGGACAGCGCTGGCGGAAATATTGCACAATCTCTAGTCCGCTATCTACGCGATCACCCCGAGCTCGGGATGGGTGCACCGGGTGGCCTTATTTTGTTCTCGCCCTGGGCGGACCCTACTGGAACACACTATGGAGCACCCAATAGTGTGGCTTTCGAAAACTCAAAGAGCGACTTTGTTCGTCCCCAGATAGATCCAGAATCAATGGGCCAGTATGGCCTTCGCTCTCTGCTTGGGAATATTTCCGTACAAGATGCTCGGCAAAACCCATACGTTGCCCCTGGTTCGTTAGAGATGAGTCCCGAGGTCGTTCAGGGTATGTTCAGTGGGTTCCCGCCCTGCTATGTTGTAGGCGGAGGAGGCGAAACTTTACTTGATGCCATAAGAACTCTTCAGGAGCGGATGGCAGTTGATATACCCAAAGAATCGTTTGTGTACGATGAGGTTGCAGACGCTATTCACGACTTTGTATGCCTGCCTTTGTGGGAACCGGAACGTAGCAATACCCTCAAAAATATTGTAGATTGGATTCAAAGGCTGTAG